The Rhizobium rhododendri nucleotide sequence CGGTTTGCAGTCGGCGCAATGAGTCGTCCACGGCGCGGGTGATCCACCGCCTGGAGTTGCCTTGGCTGTTCGGGTCCGCCCCCATTGGCAGGTGCGCCTTGGTAGCGAGCACCACAGTGTCGCGGCGTCCCTTCAGGGCTTGGCCGACAATCTCCTCGGATTCGCCATGGCTGTAGTAATCTGCGGTGTCGATGAAATTTATACCGACATCCAGCGCTTTGTGGATCATGCGAACGCCGTCCTCATGGTCCGGGTTGCCCATGGCGCCGAACATCATCGCGCCCAGGCAGTAGGGGCTGACCTTGATGCCGGTTTTTCCGAGATTTCTATATTGCATGATCTTATCCTTTTGTGGTTTTGGAGCGGGACTGCTTGCTCTCGACCCGACCCAGCGGTTCCGCGCTATCGGCCAATGCAGCGCAGGCGGTCGGCCAGGCATCGTCCCCAGGGTAAAGCGCGGTGCGCAGATACGCCCAGCTCATCCGTTGCACCAATGCGACGCGGGCCGGATCTTCGTCGGTCGTTTCGGCCGCATCGTAGCCGGCAATGCCGCCGAGCCCATGTTCGCCGCCAAACAGCGTCAGCAGGCTCTTGGGGCCGGGGCTGAGAGTGTAGGGATCGGCATGCCAGTCGGCGCCCCGCACCGTGAGATGCGGTGAAACGTCCCGGTCACCGGCGATGACCAGTGCCGGTGTTGTCATATGGTCGAAGCGGAATGTCGTGAAGAAGGAGTACCTCTCGGCCGCAGCAGCGCTGAGGTCGGCCCCGCCATTGCCGGGTGCCGCCAGCAGCACGCCGGCGCTGATGCGCGGATCCGCAAGATTGACCGCCGTGCCGTCATGCTCATCCGTCAGCTGCGCGCCCAGCAGCATCGATGCCGTATGCCCGCCCATCGAGTGGCCGGCAACGGCGACCCGGCTGCGATCCAGGCGACCGCGGAGTTCCGGAACGCAGGCTTCGATCAACTCCAGCTGGTCGAGGATAAATATCATGTCCTCGACGCGCGATCTCCAGAACAGCGGGGCGTCGGGATCGCTGCCGACGATATGGCTCAGCGTCTTCGAACTGAGATGGGTGGGTTGGATGACGACGAAGCCGTGCGCCGCCCAGAAATGGACCAGCGGACCATAGCCGTTCATCGAGGAAAGATGGTTCGACCTTCCGTGCCCGTGCGACAGAAGGATGATCGGAAGGGAGGTTCCGGTAACGGGAGCAGAGATACGCATCTGCAGATCAACGGCCCGACCCGGCGCGGGCAGGACAACCGGGCAGATGGAGACAACCGCGCTGGCCTCGTTGATGGGGATCGTCCCTGCTGGATCGTTCATTGGCATGTGCTTCAGTATCCTTTGGTGGCCAATTCTGCCGGTCCGTGCTAACTTAATTAAACGGATCAGTGTTCCGTTTTATACGGAACAACGTTCCGTTTTGCAAGTGGGTATGACTGTGCGCGATGAAACGAATGACAAACCGGCGGGGGCGGACGAAACGGAACGTCCGGATCGCCGTGTGCGCGCCGATGCCCAGCGCAATCTCGACGGCCTGTTGAAGGCAGCAATGGCGGTATTTTCCAGTTCCGGCGTCGATGCTCCGGTCCGCGAAATCGCGACCAGGGCGGGCGTCGGCGTCGGCACGTTGTATCGACACTTTCCACAGCGCGCCGATCTGGTGGCGGCTGTCTTCCGGCATGAGGTGGATGCCTGTGCCGAGGCTGCCGCAACACTTGCCGCAGAACACGCGCCTGGCGAGGCCCTGGCACATTGGATGCAGCGCTATGCGGGCTTCATTGCCACCAAGCGCGGTCTCGCCTCGGCGCTGCACTCCGGCGATCCGACGTTCGAGACCCTCCCGGGCTATTTCCAGCAGAGACTGCAGCCCGCGTTGCGAAACCTTCTGGAGGCCGCGGCAGCTGCCGGTGAAGCGCGCACGGATGTCGACGCAGAGGAATTGCTGGGCGCTGTCGCGCGTCTGTGCATGTCCTCACAGGATAATGATCCGGACCATGCACGCCGGATGGTGGCCCTGCTGTCCGACGGACTGCGCTATGGCGCGCGCCGAAACACGCCCGGATAGTCGCCGACGATGCCGTGGCCATCGACCTCGATTTCGACGCTGAAGCCGGTGGACAGGCCATCGTAGCGGAAACGCTTCTCGCCAAGCCTCGTATAGCGCTGCTCGACCGCTTTCACAGCGAGGTCGGGCACGGAGACATAGGCGACTTTGATCGTTCCGGTCTCACCGACAGCGAGGTCGAGCCTGCGGATGGGCAGGGTGTTGGTAAACGGCGTGGCCGCGATGTCGACGTCGATGCAGCCTGAAAGCCCGGCAAGCTCCATGCCATCGGCACCGCTCCAGCG carries:
- a CDS encoding alpha/beta hydrolase family protein, with product MNDPAGTIPINEASAVVSICPVVLPAPGRAVDLQMRISAPVTGTSLPIILLSHGHGRSNHLSSMNGYGPLVHFWAAHGFVVIQPTHLSSKTLSHIVGSDPDAPLFWRSRVEDMIFILDQLELIEACVPELRGRLDRSRVAVAGHSMGGHTASMLLGAQLTDEHDGTAVNLADPRISAGVLLAAPGNGGADLSAAAAERYSFFTTFRFDHMTTPALVIAGDRDVSPHLTVRGADWHADPYTLSPGPKSLLTLFGGEHGLGGIAGYDAAETTDEDPARVALVQRMSWAYLRTALYPGDDAWPTACAALADSAEPLGRVESKQSRSKTTKG
- a CDS encoding TetR/AcrR family transcriptional regulator — protein: MRDETNDKPAGADETERPDRRVRADAQRNLDGLLKAAMAVFSSSGVDAPVREIATRAGVGVGTLYRHFPQRADLVAAVFRHEVDACAEAAATLAAEHAPGEALAHWMQRYAGFIATKRGLASALHSGDPTFETLPGYFQQRLQPALRNLLEAAAAAGEARTDVDAEELLGAVARLCMSSQDNDPDHARRMVALLSDGLRYGARRNTPG
- a CDS encoding putative glycolipid-binding domain-containing protein; protein product: MLRVVRWTDWDGKGLEHLFVADDETRIAARSLVIGERDGHRFGLSYQLTLDPRWRVREVSMQIVDGPALHLVSDGHGRWSGADGMELAGLSGCIDVDIAATPFTNTLPIRRLDLAVGETGTIKVAYVSVPDLAVKAVEQRYTRLGEKRFRYDGLSTGFSVEIEVDGHGIVGDYPGVFRRAP